A DNA window from Micromonospora sp. NBC_01739 contains the following coding sequences:
- a CDS encoding putative baseplate assembly protein: protein MTLPVPHLDDRSFLDLVTEARERIQQSCPGWTDLSAHDPGIALLEAFAHLTEVMIYRLNQLPEKAYVAFLNLLGVTRHAPSAAWAQVRFTRTGSDETPLRIPAGTRVAAARGADPRPVVFVTCEPASLGVGEQEVTVRMHHCELVEAELLGVGTGAPGQVLRAARAPLARTAEAWDLLLGVEVPAGSVELGAAAREHQGRIFEVWRPVDSFAGLGPQDKAYLVDRCSGTITFAPALDLRTTEPGSLRFGDGPVAAVPPAGRQVRLWYRAGGGPTGNVAAGTLTSLRDPLPGVKVVNPLPAVGGREMESMESVLLRGPYAFFAQQRAVTARDFEVLATAAGGVARARAFTRAAVYSFARPGEVETVLVPYVPPQARPGGGLPVQVLREHEVEETRLRVEADLERRRSLGTTCRASWARYKAVSIRARVVVRGEEDVEAVRRRIHDRLHQTLSPLPTALNPTGWAFGEPLRASNVYRLLEHAEPGVRYVESVRFVVDEAPDNQVRTLAADQYQPNTWYAGSAEVLFRSTNAGAGWEPVGRFTGETVQRVAPAPAPVRPGIVARPGSVAVATVRTGGGSRVHLSTDLGETWSLLADLEARISDLAWIDRDGAGALLVATDTGLYEVSLLPGAVPLQILVDPADADRGFYAVRAFVSERGAPGVAVAAQAGFGVYLSGNAGRPGSFTHVGLANVDNRVLAVQYDGPATLLWSGTGEPDPKKPGQGCFRARLFESDVKWQAMQGGWIGGTCRDLTFSGSVALAATQSGGVLRLDTLAGQPQWASVSVNCGLPLRDRTRFMPVDAVAAASGTPRLILAGGERGVFRSTEAVDWSASANQATADVVTVPDTWLLCSGEHDIEVVRHDAASGH, encoded by the coding sequence ATGACCCTGCCCGTGCCGCACCTGGACGACCGCAGCTTCCTGGATCTGGTCACCGAGGCCCGGGAGCGGATCCAGCAGTCCTGTCCCGGCTGGACCGACCTGTCCGCGCACGATCCCGGCATCGCCCTGCTGGAGGCGTTCGCGCACCTGACCGAGGTGATGATCTACCGGCTGAACCAGTTGCCGGAGAAGGCGTACGTGGCCTTCCTGAACCTGCTCGGGGTGACCCGGCACGCGCCGAGCGCGGCCTGGGCGCAGGTGCGTTTCACCCGGACCGGGTCGGACGAGACGCCGCTGCGGATCCCGGCCGGTACCCGGGTGGCCGCCGCCCGGGGCGCAGACCCCAGGCCGGTCGTCTTCGTCACCTGTGAACCGGCCTCGCTGGGGGTCGGCGAGCAGGAGGTGACCGTACGGATGCACCACTGCGAACTCGTCGAGGCGGAACTGCTGGGGGTGGGCACCGGGGCACCGGGGCAGGTGCTGCGGGCGGCGCGGGCACCGTTGGCGCGTACCGCCGAGGCCTGGGATCTGCTGCTCGGGGTGGAGGTGCCGGCCGGGTCGGTGGAGTTGGGGGCGGCGGCCCGGGAACACCAGGGCCGCATCTTCGAGGTCTGGCGGCCGGTGGACAGCTTCGCCGGTCTGGGTCCCCAGGACAAGGCGTACCTGGTGGACCGCTGCTCCGGCACGATCACCTTCGCCCCCGCCCTGGACCTGCGGACCACCGAACCGGGGTCGCTGCGCTTCGGCGACGGCCCGGTCGCGGCCGTGCCACCGGCCGGGCGGCAGGTGCGGCTGTGGTACCGCGCCGGGGGCGGACCCACCGGCAACGTGGCAGCCGGCACCCTGACCAGTCTGCGGGATCCGCTGCCCGGGGTGAAGGTGGTCAACCCGCTGCCGGCGGTCGGCGGCCGGGAGATGGAGAGCATGGAGTCGGTGCTGCTGCGCGGGCCGTACGCCTTTTTCGCCCAGCAGCGGGCGGTGACCGCCCGCGACTTCGAGGTGCTGGCCACGGCCGCCGGTGGGGTGGCGCGGGCCCGGGCCTTCACCCGGGCCGCCGTCTACAGCTTCGCCCGCCCGGGTGAGGTGGAGACCGTGCTGGTGCCGTACGTGCCGCCGCAGGCCCGGCCGGGCGGTGGGCTGCCGGTGCAGGTGCTGCGCGAACACGAGGTGGAGGAGACCCGGCTGCGGGTCGAGGCGGATCTGGAGCGGCGTCGGTCCCTGGGCACCACCTGCCGGGCCAGTTGGGCCCGGTACAAGGCGGTATCGATCCGGGCCCGGGTGGTGGTCCGCGGGGAGGAGGACGTCGAGGCGGTCCGTCGACGCATCCACGACCGGCTGCACCAGACCCTGAGCCCGTTGCCCACCGCCCTGAACCCGACCGGGTGGGCCTTCGGCGAGCCGCTGCGGGCCTCCAATGTGTACCGGCTGCTGGAGCACGCCGAGCCGGGGGTGCGCTACGTCGAGTCGGTGCGGTTCGTGGTGGACGAGGCCCCGGACAACCAGGTGCGTACCCTGGCCGCCGACCAGTACCAGCCGAACACCTGGTACGCCGGCAGCGCCGAGGTGCTGTTCCGCTCCACCAACGCCGGTGCCGGCTGGGAGCCGGTCGGCCGCTTCACCGGGGAGACCGTGCAGCGGGTGGCCCCCGCTCCCGCCCCGGTCCGACCGGGCATCGTCGCCCGCCCCGGCTCGGTGGCGGTGGCCACCGTACGCACCGGTGGTGGTTCCCGGGTGCATTTGAGCACCGACCTGGGGGAAACCTGGTCCCTGCTGGCCGACCTGGAGGCCCGGATCAGCGACCTGGCCTGGATCGACCGGGACGGCGCCGGTGCCCTGCTGGTCGCCACGGACACCGGCCTGTACGAGGTGTCCCTGCTGCCCGGCGCGGTGCCGTTGCAGATCCTGGTCGACCCGGCCGACGCCGATCGGGGCTTCTACGCGGTGCGGGCCTTCGTCTCCGAACGGGGCGCCCCCGGGGTGGCGGTGGCGGCCCAGGCCGGGTTCGGGGTGTACCTGTCGGGCAACGCCGGCCGTCCGGGCAGCTTCACCCACGTCGGGCTGGCCAATGTGGACAACCGGGTGCTGGCCGTGCAGTACGACGGCCCGGCCACCCTGCTGTGGAGCGGCACCGGTGAGCCGGATCCGAAGAAGCCCGGACAGGGCTGTTTCCGGGCCCGGCTGTTCGAGTCCGACGTCAAGTGGCAGGCGATGCAGGGCGGGTGGATCGGCGGTACCTGCCGGGATCTGACCTTCAGCGGCAGTGTGGCGTTGGCGGCCACCCAGAGCGGCGGGGTGCTGCGGCTGGACACCCTGGCCGGCCAGCCGCAGTGGGCCTCCGTGTCGGTCAACTGCGGGCTGCCGCTGCGCGACCGGACCCGGTTCATGCCGGTGGACGCGGTGGCCGCCGCCTCCGGGACCCCGCGACTGATCCTGGCCGGCGGGGAACGGGGGGTGTTCCGCAGCACCGAGGCGGTGGACTGGTCGGCCAGCGCCAACCAGGCCACGGCCGACGTGGTGACCGTGCCGGACACCTGGCTGCTCTGCTCCGGCGAGCACGACATAGAGGTGGTGCGCCACGATGCGGCGAGCGGGCATTGA
- a CDS encoding GPW/gp25 family protein, protein MRAIRFVGAGFDPGRGGGLGLTAAGGLAMTDGDETVRQALFLLLSTTPGERLMRPGYGSRLHRLVFAPNDDTTAGLAIHYVRAAIARWEPRIDVLDVDAGPDPEDAWRLVIRLDYRIRASLAPGHLVFSVDLLPVDEEPSAAPGPEEGR, encoded by the coding sequence ATGAGGGCGATCAGGTTCGTCGGTGCCGGCTTCGACCCGGGGCGGGGCGGCGGGCTGGGGCTCACCGCGGCCGGTGGGCTGGCCATGACCGACGGCGACGAGACCGTACGCCAGGCGTTGTTTCTGCTGCTGTCCACCACCCCGGGTGAGCGGCTGATGCGACCCGGCTACGGCTCCCGGCTGCACCGGCTGGTCTTCGCGCCGAACGACGACACCACGGCCGGTCTGGCCATCCACTACGTGCGGGCGGCCATCGCCCGCTGGGAGCCCCGCATCGACGTACTCGATGTCGACGCCGGTCCCGACCCGGAGGACGCCTGGCGGCTGGTGATCCGGCTGGACTACCGGATCCGGGCCAGCCTGGCCCCCGGTCACCTGGTCTTCTCCGTGGACCTGCTGCCGGTCGACGAGGAACCTTCCGCCGCACCCGGCCCCGAGGAGGGGCGATGA
- a CDS encoding phage baseplate assembly protein V, which produces MTDVASRALIMLIDGVALSEALPGQLRTVRVAARLNRPTQCEAVLTTAPGPAALTGPVRLGASLQIRLDGHPETLFSGEVTAVEVEYHPDGGATLRVRGYDLLHRLRKRQRLRVFESVTAADLAGELCADLGLRVEAESEGPRLERLTHHHANDLDLLLAVAGRAGLHLTVHEGVLHLVTLRGQGEPVPLALGHRVHDLRLSVNADTAAGESTALGWHPQRAEPIAQSTATPRCGRRTPVEPDPAVVGAEGARTALDQPGRSDDEIAALAQARLDLRAAALVTAEGTAEGDPALRPGRRVLLAGVAEAVAGSYVLTEVVHTLDADGHLTRFSTAPPPPPPAGPPAPAVVTLGTVTDVADPAGLGRVRVELPAYGGADAGWLGVLCPGAGPGKGLVALPDPQDRVLVALPGGEPASGVVLGSLFGAVEPYDTGIDEGRARRWSLRTAGGQQVVIDDVTRSLRLSTEAGSWLELTPELATLHAATDLVLSAPGRAMVVRARSVDFLHAEAVEDPDTAAEQARSLARAHHDGGR; this is translated from the coding sequence ATGACCGATGTGGCGTCCCGGGCGCTGATCATGCTGATCGACGGGGTCGCGTTGTCCGAGGCGTTGCCCGGTCAACTGCGTACCGTCCGGGTGGCCGCCCGACTGAACCGCCCCACCCAGTGCGAGGCGGTGTTGACGACCGCCCCCGGTCCGGCGGCCCTGACCGGCCCGGTACGCCTCGGGGCCAGCCTGCAGATCCGGCTCGACGGGCACCCGGAGACCCTGTTCAGCGGCGAGGTCACCGCCGTCGAGGTGGAGTACCACCCCGACGGCGGCGCCACCCTGCGGGTTCGGGGGTACGACCTGCTGCACCGGCTGCGCAAGCGGCAACGGTTGCGGGTCTTCGAGTCGGTCACCGCCGCCGACCTGGCCGGTGAACTCTGCGCCGATCTGGGGCTGCGGGTCGAGGCGGAGTCCGAGGGGCCCCGGCTGGAACGGCTGACCCACCACCACGCCAACGACCTGGACCTGCTGCTGGCGGTGGCCGGCCGGGCCGGGCTGCACCTGACCGTCCACGAGGGTGTGCTGCACCTGGTGACCCTGCGGGGTCAGGGCGAGCCGGTCCCCCTGGCCCTCGGCCACCGGGTGCACGACCTGCGGCTGTCCGTCAACGCCGACACCGCCGCCGGGGAGAGCACCGCCCTGGGCTGGCACCCCCAGCGGGCCGAACCGATCGCGCAGAGCACCGCCACCCCGCGCTGCGGACGCCGTACCCCGGTCGAACCGGATCCGGCCGTGGTCGGCGCGGAGGGCGCCCGTACCGCGTTGGACCAGCCGGGGCGCAGCGACGACGAGATCGCCGCCCTCGCCCAGGCCCGCCTGGATCTGCGGGCCGCCGCCCTGGTCACCGCCGAAGGTACGGCCGAGGGTGACCCGGCCCTGCGGCCGGGCCGCCGGGTGCTCCTGGCCGGGGTCGCCGAGGCGGTCGCGGGCAGCTACGTCCTCACCGAGGTGGTGCACACCCTGGACGCCGACGGACATCTGACCCGGTTCTCCACCGCTCCCCCGCCACCACCGCCGGCCGGGCCGCCCGCACCGGCGGTGGTCACCCTGGGCACGGTCACCGATGTGGCCGACCCCGCCGGGCTGGGTCGGGTACGGGTGGAGTTGCCCGCCTACGGCGGGGCCGACGCCGGCTGGCTGGGGGTGCTCTGCCCCGGAGCGGGCCCGGGAAAGGGCCTGGTGGCGCTGCCCGACCCGCAGGACCGGGTGCTGGTGGCGCTGCCCGGCGGCGAGCCGGCCTCCGGTGTCGTCCTGGGCTCCCTGTTCGGGGCGGTCGAGCCGTACGACACCGGGATCGACGAGGGCCGGGCCCGGCGGTGGTCACTGCGGACCGCCGGTGGGCAGCAGGTGGTCATCGACGACGTGACCCGCAGTCTGCGGTTGAGCACGGAGGCCGGGAGCTGGTTGGAGCTGACCCCCGAACTGGCCACCCTGCACGCCGCCACCGACCTGGTGCTCTCCGCCCCAGGGCGAGCCATGGTGGTGCGGGCCCGCAGTGTCGACTTCCTGCACGCCGAGGCGGTCGAGGACCCGGACACCGCCGCCGAGCAGGCCCGCTCCCTCGCCCGTGCCCACCACGACGGAGGCCGCTGA
- a CDS encoding CIS tube protein, with the protein MERVAFLIDATGERIDCLLNPESVEVTRLAGVRRRGTGGTQLTGAGRADDSLVFTGGGRTELVLDLLFDTDFAEGQVRPADVRELTRPLWLLAENSAVEHGWVRPPLVRLVWGKTWNVPGVIVAVAERFDAFTATGSPRRSWLRLKLVRVTEDADRAREGFAEELAAAQTPAVAPGTTVVAAGDGSGSADSSGVRFDLLAHDALGSPLRWRLLAEHNRITDPLTLPPGTPLAVPPLPETTVAGGGR; encoded by the coding sequence ATGGAACGGGTGGCCTTCCTCATCGACGCCACCGGCGAGCGGATCGACTGCCTGCTCAACCCGGAGAGTGTCGAGGTGACCCGGCTCGCCGGGGTACGCCGTCGGGGCACCGGCGGCACCCAGCTCACCGGGGCCGGTCGGGCCGACGATTCGTTGGTCTTCACCGGCGGTGGGCGTACCGAACTGGTCCTCGATCTGCTGTTCGACACCGATTTCGCCGAGGGTCAGGTGCGCCCCGCCGACGTGCGGGAACTGACCCGGCCGTTGTGGCTGCTGGCGGAGAACTCGGCGGTGGAGCACGGCTGGGTGCGGCCCCCGCTGGTCCGGCTGGTCTGGGGCAAGACCTGGAACGTGCCGGGGGTGATCGTCGCCGTGGCGGAACGGTTCGACGCCTTCACCGCCACCGGATCACCGCGTCGGTCCTGGCTGCGACTCAAGCTGGTCCGGGTCACCGAGGACGCCGACCGAGCCCGGGAGGGCTTCGCGGAGGAGTTGGCCGCCGCACAGACCCCGGCCGTCGCGCCGGGCACCACCGTGGTCGCCGCCGGTGACGGCAGCGGCTCGGCCGACTCCTCCGGCGTACGTTTCGATCTGCTCGCCCACGACGCGCTGGGGTCGCCGCTGCGGTGGCGGCTGCTGGCCGAACACAACCGGATCACCGACCCCCTGACCCTGCCCCCTGGCACCCCCCTGGCCGTGCCGCCGCTGCCCGAGACCACGGTCGCCGGAGGTGGGCGATGA
- a CDS encoding phage tail protein — translation MPTTATPQPGAPVDPYRAYNFKLLVNGVTNGHFTEVSGLEVNIAAVPYREQGNDRIRMIPGQVEYGPVTLHFGLTSSRELWDWVHAVARGTVNRRNVSVVLLDSAGTAEVLRWNLINAWPTNWRGAHLNTLSQEIAIAALTLRYESLELEAGGAAPTTA, via the coding sequence ATGCCGACCACGGCCACACCCCAGCCGGGCGCCCCGGTCGACCCGTACCGCGCCTACAACTTCAAGCTGCTGGTCAACGGGGTCACCAACGGCCACTTCACCGAGGTCAGCGGCCTGGAGGTGAACATCGCGGCGGTACCGTACCGGGAGCAGGGCAACGACCGGATCCGGATGATCCCCGGCCAGGTCGAGTACGGCCCGGTCACTCTGCACTTCGGCCTCACCTCCTCCCGGGAGTTGTGGGACTGGGTGCACGCGGTGGCCCGTGGCACCGTCAATCGCCGCAACGTCTCCGTGGTGCTGCTGGACTCCGCCGGCACCGCCGAGGTGCTGCGCTGGAACCTGATCAACGCCTGGCCGACGAACTGGCGCGGCGCCCACCTGAACACCCTCAGCCAGGAGATCGCCATCGCGGCACTGACCCTGCGCTACGAGAGCCTGGAACTGGAGGCCGGCGGTGCCGCGCCGACGACCGCTTAG
- a CDS encoding phage tail sheath family protein — protein MPTYFSPGIYVEEVPGAARPIGPVGTSTAAFVGVAPHRTAHLGEALAVNNWTDFLRLYADGDELESTPLARAVFGFLDNGGTRCWVVNVGEGGAVTGTGRKRAGLDLLEAVDEVSIVATPGFHDPVAYEALLSLAERTRTMVAICDPPPDVEDISTLTRVATPGSTRPTKPSDTTDPDTPAAGGGPVSHRPRQSDYAALYYPWLRVRDPLSGELVLTPPSGHVAGIWARTDALRGVHKAPANEPVRGAVDLGHLVTRAEHDVLNPKGVNVIRYFPGEGIRVWGARTLAAEASEWRYLNVRRLSIAIEQAIANGTRWMVFEPNDFTLWRSIRRDIGAFLTRVWRDGALLGRTPEEAFFVKCDEETNPADVRDAGMVVAHIGIAVVKPAEFVVFKLSQWAGGTETETIGG, from the coding sequence ATGCCCACCTACTTCTCACCCGGCATCTACGTCGAGGAGGTGCCCGGCGCCGCGCGACCGATCGGACCGGTCGGTACCAGCACCGCCGCCTTCGTCGGTGTCGCGCCGCACCGCACCGCACACCTCGGCGAGGCCCTCGCCGTGAACAACTGGACGGACTTCCTGCGCCTGTACGCCGACGGCGACGAGTTGGAGAGCACCCCGCTGGCCCGGGCCGTCTTCGGTTTCCTGGACAACGGCGGTACCCGCTGCTGGGTGGTCAACGTCGGGGAGGGTGGCGCGGTCACCGGCACCGGCCGCAAACGGGCCGGCCTGGACCTGCTGGAGGCCGTCGACGAGGTCTCCATCGTGGCCACACCCGGCTTCCACGACCCGGTGGCGTACGAGGCCCTGCTCAGCCTGGCCGAACGTACCCGCACCATGGTGGCCATCTGCGACCCCCCGCCGGACGTCGAGGACATCTCCACCCTGACCCGGGTCGCCACCCCCGGCTCCACCCGCCCGACCAAGCCGAGCGACACCACCGACCCGGACACCCCGGCCGCCGGTGGGGGCCCGGTGTCGCATCGTCCCCGGCAGTCGGACTACGCCGCCCTCTACTACCCCTGGCTGCGGGTACGCGATCCGCTCTCCGGTGAGCTGGTGCTCACCCCGCCGAGCGGGCACGTGGCCGGCATCTGGGCCCGCACGGACGCCCTGCGCGGGGTGCACAAGGCACCGGCCAACGAGCCGGTACGCGGCGCGGTCGACCTGGGTCACCTGGTCACCCGGGCCGAGCACGACGTGCTCAACCCCAAGGGGGTCAACGTGATCCGCTACTTCCCGGGCGAGGGCATCCGGGTCTGGGGCGCGCGTACCCTCGCCGCCGAGGCCAGCGAGTGGCGTTACCTGAACGTACGCCGACTCTCCATCGCCATCGAACAGGCCATCGCCAACGGCACCCGCTGGATGGTGTTCGAGCCGAACGACTTCACCCTGTGGCGCTCGATCCGTCGGGACATCGGCGCCTTCCTGACCCGGGTCTGGCGCGACGGGGCCCTGCTGGGCCGTACGCCGGAGGAGGCGTTCTTCGTCAAGTGCGACGAGGAGACCAACCCGGCCGACGTCCGCGACGCCGGGATGGTGGTAGCCCACATCGGCATCGCCGTGGTGAAGCCGGCCGAATTCGTGGTGTTCAAGCTCAGCCAGTGGGCCGGTGGCACCGAGACCGAGACGATTGGAGGCTGA
- a CDS encoding carboxypeptidase-like regulatory domain-containing protein, which yields MSGPGPIEGATADLAGWLTGAAGDAVAVGPPGPDSDPTGLTLWPLELRPARQTRGTGGSEPYRFTVRYLLAAGGPQALAALDRVLVATTTSGHTLTLEAGDPALWTTFGTPPRPALLIDVPVQVTPERRPAAPVLHPLRLRQLDILTFDGRVVGPAAQPLAAMRVEVVGQAYATRTDSAGRFRIVGVPHDPESPGPVRLRLTGRGQVLTAEVDPTEPDIVIVCAPPAH from the coding sequence ATGAGCGGGCCCGGTCCGATCGAAGGCGCCACAGCCGACCTGGCGGGGTGGCTGACCGGGGCGGCGGGCGACGCCGTCGCGGTCGGCCCACCCGGGCCGGACAGCGACCCGACCGGGCTGACCCTCTGGCCGCTGGAGCTGCGACCGGCCCGGCAGACCCGGGGCACCGGTGGATCGGAGCCCTACCGGTTCACCGTCCGCTACCTGCTCGCTGCGGGTGGGCCGCAGGCCCTGGCGGCGCTGGACCGGGTGCTGGTGGCGACCACCACGAGCGGCCACACCCTGACCCTGGAGGCCGGTGACCCGGCACTGTGGACGACCTTCGGTACCCCGCCCCGACCGGCGCTGCTGATCGACGTGCCGGTCCAGGTCACCCCGGAGCGCCGGCCGGCCGCGCCGGTCCTGCACCCCCTGCGGCTGCGCCAACTGGACATACTGACCTTCGACGGCCGGGTGGTCGGCCCGGCCGCGCAGCCACTTGCGGCCATGCGGGTAGAGGTCGTCGGTCAGGCGTACGCGACCCGCACCGACTCCGCCGGCCGGTTCCGGATCGTCGGGGTACCCCACGACCCCGAGAGCCCCGGCCCGGTACGGCTGCGACTCACCGGCCGGGGTCAGGTGCTCACCGCCGAGGTCGACCCGACCGAACCCGACATCGTCATCGTCTGCGCCCCACCGGCCCACTGA
- a CDS encoding glycine zipper family protein, whose protein sequence is MVFGIISAAVHVAAGAVFGHLVGGIVGLLVGATLGLLVGGVFGWAIASARVYGPDPRGVFLFVVDHTWSLPNTGVGALYLAVHLLFGHSLDRTTSAHSCRVNVLEGVSPRYATTLGTVCAGSGPGIQRHEDVHIFQARLLGPLYIPLVVANYVLFTIAPVWLLYHDHAGAPINRFTRYFEIGVYPHVWNEAIAYRIQGTPPR, encoded by the coding sequence ATGGTCTTCGGCATCATCAGCGCCGCCGTGCACGTCGCCGCCGGGGCGGTGTTCGGTCACCTCGTCGGCGGCATCGTCGGGCTGCTCGTCGGCGCCACCCTGGGCCTGCTGGTCGGTGGGGTCTTCGGCTGGGCGATCGCGTCGGCCCGGGTCTACGGACCGGACCCGCGAGGGGTGTTCCTGTTCGTGGTCGACCACACCTGGAGCCTGCCGAACACCGGCGTCGGCGCGCTCTACCTGGCCGTACACCTGCTGTTCGGTCATTCCCTGGACCGCACCACCTCCGCGCACAGTTGCCGGGTGAACGTCCTGGAGGGGGTCTCCCCCCGGTACGCCACCACCCTCGGCACGGTCTGCGCCGGGTCCGGGCCGGGCATCCAGCGGCACGAGGACGTGCACATCTTCCAGGCCCGGCTGCTCGGGCCGCTCTACATCCCGCTGGTCGTGGCCAACTACGTGCTGTTCACCATCGCCCCGGTGTGGCTGCTCTACCACGACCACGCGGGCGCGCCGATCAACCGGTTCACCCGGTACTTCGAGATCGGGGTCTACCCGCACGTGTGGAACGAGGCCATCGCGTACCGCATTCAGGGGACCCCACCGCGATGA
- a CDS encoding LppM family (lipo)protein, with protein sequence MRSGSGRSRTLQGVACLVLLAALSGCMQLNIGLTVKADDTVSGQLLLTAERKVLTWNNQTVEQGFADLRQNIPALPPGPETPYATDTHFGFQINYRNVPLDQFDSESLRIVRANDRYVFTLPLDPKKYGGKVAEQDPENQARFMSLMSFEIAVTFPGRVLDVNAGGQVNDRTVTWRVNPNEPKPAELRAVAEAPPRPSAAADTDATGGLPWLLITAGAVVLLLGALLVVLLLRRRRATGDSTTATEATRSGAGEVTTATDGGGAGDATTAVEPTDGAPAATPAAPRTTIPGPPGAG encoded by the coding sequence ATGAGAAGTGGGAGCGGGCGCAGCAGGACACTCCAGGGTGTCGCGTGCCTGGTCCTGCTGGCGGCCCTTTCCGGCTGCATGCAACTCAATATCGGGCTGACCGTCAAGGCGGACGACACGGTCAGCGGGCAACTCCTGCTGACCGCCGAGCGCAAGGTCCTGACCTGGAACAATCAGACCGTCGAGCAGGGGTTCGCCGACCTTCGGCAGAACATCCCCGCGCTGCCGCCCGGCCCCGAAACGCCGTACGCGACCGACACCCACTTCGGTTTTCAGATCAACTACCGGAATGTGCCGCTCGATCAATTCGACAGCGAAAGCCTGCGCATCGTCCGGGCGAACGACCGATACGTCTTCACCCTGCCGCTTGATCCGAAAAAGTACGGCGGGAAAGTGGCCGAGCAGGACCCGGAGAATCAAGCCAGATTCATGTCGTTGATGTCTTTCGAGATCGCCGTGACCTTCCCCGGCCGCGTTCTCGACGTCAACGCCGGCGGCCAGGTCAACGACCGGACGGTGACCTGGCGGGTCAACCCCAACGAGCCCAAGCCGGCCGAACTACGTGCCGTGGCCGAGGCGCCACCCCGACCCTCCGCCGCCGCGGACACCGACGCCACCGGCGGGCTGCCGTGGCTGCTCATCACCGCCGGCGCGGTGGTGCTGCTGCTCGGCGCCCTGCTGGTCGTCCTGCTGCTGCGCCGACGCCGCGCAACCGGCGACTCGACCACGGCCACCGAAGCCACCCGCAGTGGGGCCGGCGAAGTGACCACGGCCACCGACGGCGGTGGGGCCGGTGACGCCACCACGGCCGTCGAACCCACTGACGGTGCGCCCGCAGCCACTCCGGCCGCGCCGCGCACCACGATTCCCGGTCCGCCGGGTGCCGGCTGA
- a CDS encoding FAD-dependent monooxygenase produces the protein MRARSRSRTAAPGGRATDELALVREHFGHWHDPIPALLAATAPEAVLRHDLYHLATPLPRYVRGRLALLGDAAHAMMPNLGQGGCQAIEDAVTLGAVADPGTEVPAFLHAAAPPQPGHRAGGGPDGAVRPELAQSGGGRGT, from the coding sequence GTGAGGGCCCGCAGCAGGTCACGGACGGCCGCGCCGGGCGGGCGTGCCACGGACGAACTGGCCCTGGTACGCGAACACTTCGGCCACTGGCACGATCCGATTCCCGCGCTGCTGGCCGCCACCGCACCGGAGGCGGTACTGCGGCACGACCTTTACCACCTGGCCACGCCCCTGCCCCGTTACGTGCGGGGCCGGTTGGCGCTGCTCGGCGACGCCGCGCACGCCATGATGCCCAACCTCGGGCAGGGCGGCTGCCAGGCGATCGAGGACGCGGTCACCCTGGGCGCCGTGGCCGACCCCGGCACCGAGGTCCCGGCGTTCCTGCACGCGGCGGCGCCCCCGCAGCCAGGCCATCGCGCGGGCGGCGGCCCAGATGGCGCGGTACGGCCAGAACTTGCGCAATCCGGTGGCGGTCGCGGTACGTGA
- a CDS encoding LacI family DNA-binding transcriptional regulator — MTTTRRHATLEDVARAAGVSRSTASRVLAETGFASPVARQRVRDAADRLGYVPNPAARALVRGAGVRLLVAVAGASPTVLDDSYLDQVVSSTAQVCAPYGLGVTVAWVPLDQPGQLARLADDRAVAGLLLVNTTEALLDVVPRRLHGRTASIGIGSTAVPSVDIDNGGGTGAIVRHLYAAGRRRIAMVTGPAWLACSHRSVEAYRGVLRAAGLPIREVAGDFSVARGRQAAREVLHRWPDTDAIVGVSDATALGVIDQLRTDGVRVPADVAVTGFDDIPLASVTALTTASHPVRRIARAAASMVLEQRPAPPVTLFPSSLVLRETA, encoded by the coding sequence ATGACGACAACACGACGGCACGCCACCCTGGAGGATGTCGCCCGTGCGGCCGGGGTGTCCCGGTCGACGGCGTCGCGGGTCCTCGCCGAGACCGGCTTCGCCTCACCGGTCGCCCGACAGCGGGTGCGCGACGCCGCCGACCGGCTCGGCTATGTGCCCAACCCGGCGGCCAGGGCGCTGGTCCGGGGTGCCGGCGTACGCCTGCTGGTGGCGGTGGCCGGCGCCTCGCCGACTGTGCTCGACGACAGCTACCTGGACCAGGTGGTCAGCAGCACCGCGCAGGTCTGCGCCCCGTACGGGCTGGGGGTGACGGTGGCGTGGGTGCCGCTGGACCAGCCGGGACAGCTGGCCCGGCTGGCCGACGATCGTGCGGTGGCCGGTCTGCTGCTGGTCAACACCACGGAAGCGTTGCTCGATGTGGTGCCGCGCCGTCTGCACGGGCGGACCGCCTCGATCGGCATCGGTTCGACGGCCGTACCCTCGGTGGACATCGACAACGGCGGCGGCACCGGCGCGATCGTCCGCCACCTGTACGCCGCCGGCCGTCGGCGGATCGCCATGGTGACCGGCCCGGCCTGGCTGGCCTGTTCCCACCGCTCCGTGGAGGCTTACCGGGGCGTGCTGCGGGCGGCCGGCCTGCCGATCCGGGAGGTGGCCGGTGACTTCAGTGTGGCGCGCGGCCGGCAGGCCGCCCGGGAGGTGCTGCACCGCTGGCCGGACACCGACGCGATCGTCGGGGTCAGCGACGCGACCGCGCTGGGGGTGATCGACCAGTTGCGGACCGACGGGGTACGGGTGCCCGCCGACGTCGCGGTGACCGGGTTCGACGACATCCCGCTGGCCTCGGTGACCGCCCTGACCACGGCGAGCCATCCGGTGCGGCGGATCGCCAGGGCAGCCGCGAGCATGGTGCTGGAGCAGCGTCCGGCACCGCCGGTGACCCTGTTCCCGTCGTCGCTGGTGCTACGCGAAACCGCCTGA